DNA from Deltaproteobacteria bacterium:
AGCGGCTTCATCTATTACTCCCTCTCCGACGTCCTGCGGGACGAGTTGAAAAAACAGGGGAAAGAAGTCACGCGCGAAAATCTCATCGAAATCGGCAACCGCCTTCGCACCGAGGGAGGGCCGTCTGTTTTGGCCGACCGCGTGTTGGCGCGGCTCGATCCCGAAAAAAATTACGTCGTCGACTCCATCCGCCATCCGGCGGAGGCAAAGGCCCTCAAACGCCGCGCCGATTTTTCGCTTCTCAACATTTCGGCACCGCAAAAGGTCCGTTTCGAGCGGGTAAAGGCGCGAGGCCGCGAAAATGACCCGCAGATCTTCGATGAATTTTCAAAAATCGAGAAAATTGAAGACAAGAGCGACGATCCCAACAAACAACAGATGAACCAGACCATCCTGCTTTCCGATTTTGAGGTGGTCAACGACTCGACTTTGGAGGCCCTGCACGAAAGGATGCGTGGACTCTTGCGCGACCTCGGAAAAAAAAACTCCCGGCCGGGCTGGGACGAGTACTTTATGGGAATCGCCAAGGTCGCGGCGCTCCGGAGCAACTGCCTCAAAAGAAAAGTCGCCGCGGTCATCGTAAAAGATAAGCGGATTATCGCCACCGGCTACAACGGCACGCCGCGCGGCGTGAAAAATTGCAGTGACGGCGGTTGTCCGCGGTGCAATGCTTTCGGGGCCTCCGGTGCTGATCTTGGCGAGTGTCTTTGCTCGCATGCGGAGGAAAATGCGATAGTCCAGTCGGCCTACCACGGTGTTGGCATCAAGGAGGCCACCCTCTACACCACCTTTTCCCCCTGCCTGATGTGCACGAAGATGATCTTGAACAGCGGCATCAAGGAAGTGGTCTACAATGCCGCCTATCCGATGAGCGAGGTCTCGCTCAAACTCCTG
Protein-coding regions in this window:
- a CDS encoding dCMP deaminase family protein, which produces MRGLLRDLGKKNSRPGWDEYFMGIAKVAALRSNCLKRKVAAVIVKDKRIIATGYNGTPRGVKNCSDGGCPRCNAFGASGADLGECLCSHAEENAIVQSAYHGVGIKEATLYTTFSPCLMCTKMILNSGIKEVVYNAAYPMSEVSLKLLAEAYIKVRLVRQA